The Pelagibacterium halotolerans B2 nucleotide sequence TCCCAAGCCCTAAGCACCTGTCTGGACCATGACCGACCCCCAAAGCATCGAAATGCGCCGCAAGCGCGCGCTCTATCGCGCCCAGCACCGGGGCACCCAGGAAATGGATATCCTGATCGGCGGATTCGTCGCCGATCACCTCGATACGCTCGACGCCGAAATGCTCGACCGGCTCGAAGCTCTGATGGACCATGAGGAAACCGATCTCCAGGCCTGGCTCATGGGGCAGAGCGCAATTCCCGATAACACCGATCGCGATCTGATCGACACGATCCGCAACCACAAGATTTCACAGAACTAGTTTCATGGACGATTTGCTGCGCGACAGACCCTCTAGGATTCTGGCCAATCTCCCCGACGGCATGCAGCCGGCGGTGTTGGCGCGCGAAATCGAGCAACGCCTCAAGGATGCGCCGCAAGCACCTGTTTCTCTTGTCTTTGTAGCGCGCGATGGTCGTCGCTTGCAGCGCATGGCCGATATTCTGCAAACCATGCTGCCCGGCCATCCCGTGCTGACCTTCCCTGCCTGGGACTGCCTGCCCTATGACCGCGTTTCGCCCAACGCGGTAACCATCGCCGCCCGCATGTCGGCACTGGCGCAACTGGTCGATCCCGCGATCAAAGGCGCCATCGTTCTCACCGCCG carries:
- a CDS encoding succinate dehydrogenase assembly factor 2 yields the protein MTDPQSIEMRRKRALYRAQHRGTQEMDILIGGFVADHLDTLDAEMLDRLEALMDHEETDLQAWLMGQSAIPDNTDRDLIDTIRNHKISQN